One Deinococcus sp. LM3 genomic region harbors:
- a CDS encoding sigma-70 family RNA polymerase sigma factor: MSLPSLHPDLPDEALIQAMAQGREDALQELHRRYARLLYSLGHRMLRQTDDVESCVQDAFMNAWRHAGRFDARRAAAKTWLVSIAHHRFLQELRDRPDTSLEIEDWDAPTAAADPADRIMAERAVQGLEGTHRELVELAYYRGYSHSELAVITGLPVGTVKSRLRAALDRMRAHLSTGGPA; the protein is encoded by the coding sequence ATGAGCCTGCCTTCCCTTCATCCCGACCTGCCCGACGAGGCACTCATCCAGGCGATGGCCCAGGGCCGCGAGGACGCGCTTCAGGAATTGCACCGCCGCTACGCGCGACTCCTGTACTCCCTCGGTCACCGGATGCTCCGCCAGACCGACGATGTGGAAAGCTGCGTGCAGGACGCGTTCATGAACGCCTGGCGTCACGCCGGACGCTTCGACGCACGCCGGGCCGCCGCGAAGACCTGGCTGGTCAGCATCGCCCACCACCGCTTCCTGCAGGAACTGCGCGACCGTCCCGACACCAGCCTCGAGATCGAGGACTGGGACGCCCCAACCGCCGCCGCCGACCCCGCCGACCGCATCATGGCCGAACGCGCCGTGCAGGGCCTCGAGGGCACGCACCGGGAACTGGTGGAACTCGCGTACTACCGGGGCTACTCGCACAGTGAACTGGCCGTCATCACCGGCCTGCCCGTCGGTACGGTAAAGTCTCGACTGCGCGCCGCGCTCGACCGGATGCGCGCCCACCTGAGTACCGGCGGCCCCGCTTGA
- a CDS encoding ATP-binding protein gives MVLGTQDVTPVSFWFAVLPGASVQLDDLVAVQTRKPDGSFVNFYGIVDHVRTRHEGVTFDSDVQDVAAGLLPASVSYAARVLVTRVNPENFIPPQPGDGVRHARGDDLRMALSADKMGEKAFPGGLLADGQVLPINYRFVNGENGGHINISGISGVATKTSYALFLLHSIFRSGVMGTGASAGRALIFNVKGEDLLFLDKRNREVESREAQAQTQKGLPDHRYALMGLPVEAFRDVQFLAPPRPGSAGAAIVPHVEQRGEGVTPFLYSLREFCARRMLPYVFVDRDASVNLGFVIGSIEERLYRMAQPSAGGTADTPYLTVDDWQPDTEQVLDEDVRFDEMGSVRISTFAQLVAYLEYKLLDANDGEGDRKWVGKQSPATLQAFIRRLRGVQKHLTPLVRGDVSAEQAARFRPDPLKPGVQTTVVDIHTLSATAQMFIVGVLLRDLFEHKERVGRQDTVFVVLDELNKYAPRDGDSPIKDVLLDIAERGRSLGIILIGAQQTASEVERRIVSNAAIRVVGRLDLAEAERPEYRFLPQSFRARAGILQPGTMLVSQPDVPNPVLVNYPFPAWATRLDEVDDLQGKKVEEVGEDWLY, from the coding sequence ATGGTGCTGGGCACGCAGGACGTGACGCCTGTGAGTTTCTGGTTCGCGGTGCTGCCCGGCGCGAGCGTGCAACTGGATGATCTGGTGGCGGTGCAGACGCGCAAACCGGACGGTTCGTTCGTCAATTTTTACGGGATCGTGGATCATGTGCGCACCCGTCATGAGGGCGTGACCTTCGACAGTGACGTGCAGGACGTCGCGGCGGGCCTGCTGCCGGCCAGCGTGAGTTACGCGGCGCGGGTGCTGGTGACGCGCGTGAACCCCGAGAATTTCATTCCGCCGCAGCCGGGCGACGGGGTGCGGCACGCGCGGGGCGACGACCTGCGCATGGCCCTGAGCGCCGACAAGATGGGCGAGAAGGCCTTCCCCGGCGGGCTGCTGGCCGACGGGCAGGTGCTGCCCATCAACTACCGCTTCGTGAACGGCGAGAACGGCGGGCACATCAACATCAGCGGGATCTCGGGCGTGGCGACCAAGACCAGTTACGCGCTGTTCCTGCTGCATTCCATCTTCCGCAGCGGCGTGATGGGCACGGGCGCGTCGGCGGGGCGGGCGCTGATCTTCAACGTGAAGGGCGAGGACCTGCTGTTCCTGGACAAGCGCAACCGCGAGGTCGAGTCCCGCGAGGCGCAGGCGCAGACGCAGAAGGGGCTGCCGGACCACCGGTACGCGCTGATGGGTCTGCCGGTCGAGGCGTTCCGGGACGTGCAGTTCCTCGCGCCGCCCCGGCCGGGCAGTGCGGGCGCGGCCATCGTGCCGCACGTCGAGCAGCGCGGCGAGGGGGTCACGCCGTTCCTGTACTCGCTGCGGGAGTTCTGCGCGCGGCGGATGCTGCCGTACGTGTTCGTGGACCGGGACGCCAGCGTGAACCTGGGCTTCGTGATCGGCAGTATCGAGGAGCGCCTGTACCGCATGGCGCAGCCCAGCGCGGGCGGCACGGCCGATACGCCGTACCTGACCGTGGACGACTGGCAGCCCGACACCGAGCAGGTACTGGACGAGGACGTGCGCTTCGACGAGATGGGCAGCGTGCGCATCAGCACCTTCGCGCAGCTGGTCGCGTACCTGGAATACAAACTGCTCGACGCGAACGACGGCGAGGGCGACCGCAAATGGGTCGGCAAGCAGTCCCCGGCCACCCTCCAGGCGTTCATCCGACGCCTGCGGGGCGTGCAGAAGCACCTGACGCCCCTGGTGCGCGGCGACGTGAGTGCCGAGCAGGCCGCCCGCTTCCGCCCGGACCCGCTGAAGCCCGGCGTGCAGACGACCGTGGTCGACATCCACACGCTGTCCGCCACCGCGCAGATGTTCATCGTGGGCGTGCTGCTGCGCGACCTGTTCGAGCACAAGGAACGCGTGGGGCGGCAGGACACGGTGTTCGTGGTTCTCGACGAGCTGAACAAGTACGCCCCCCGCGACGGCGACAGCCCCATCAAGGACGTGCTGCTGGACATCGCCGAGCGTGGCCGCTCGCTGGGCATCATCCTGATCGGCGCGCAGCAGACGGCCAGCGAGGTCGAGCGGCGCATCGTGTCGAACGCCGCGATCCGCGTGGTGGGCCGCCTGGATCTCGCGGAGGCCGAGCGGCCCGAGTACCGCTTCCTGCCGCAGAGCTTCCGCGCGCGCGCCGGGATCCTGCAACCCGGCACCATGCTGGTCAGCCAGCCGGACGTGCCCAACCCGGTGCTGGTCAACTACCCCTTCCCCGCCTGGGCCACCCGCCTGGACGAGGTGGACGACCTGCAGGGCAAGAAGGTCGAGGAAGTCGGCGAGGACTGGCTGTACTGA
- a CDS encoding anti-sigma factor, which translates to MTINRDDLLALALGLLTPEEEARVQAALDADPALMAEYRADLEALHHLPDDLPPAEVPAGAEERLLARLHAERPAAPVQSTPATPAPATPAPAAPASAAPVSQPLFPTGRAAPAARPARLNWRGGLLGLVAAVALGVLFLRPAAPTDLLSEFAGAPGAVTQELATAGQPLGQLIRLPDGRAYLHLTAAAPSERVYQLWRIENETPVSAGVFDGQGILIPTLNEGQTIAVSVEPRGGSRQPTTQPILVQSL; encoded by the coding sequence GTGACCATCAACCGAGACGACCTTCTGGCCCTGGCGCTGGGCCTGTTGACTCCCGAGGAGGAGGCGCGTGTGCAGGCCGCGCTGGACGCCGACCCGGCCCTGATGGCCGAGTACCGCGCCGACCTGGAGGCCCTGCACCACCTGCCGGACGACCTGCCTCCCGCCGAGGTGCCCGCCGGGGCCGAGGAGCGACTCCTGGCCCGCCTGCACGCCGAGCGGCCTGCCGCCCCAGTCCAGTCGACCCCAGCCACACCAGCGCCCGCCACGCCAGCACCCGCCGCGCCAGCCTCCGCCGCGCCGGTCAGTCAGCCGCTGTTCCCCACCGGCCGCGCCGCCCCGGCCGCCCGACCCGCCCGATTGAACTGGCGCGGGGGCCTGCTGGGACTCGTGGCGGCCGTCGCGCTGGGCGTGCTGTTCCTGCGGCCCGCCGCGCCCACCGACCTGCTCAGCGAGTTCGCCGGAGCGCCCGGCGCGGTCACGCAGGAACTCGCCACGGCCGGGCAGCCGCTGGGTCAGCTGATCCGCCTGCCGGACGGCCGCGCGTACCTGCACCTGACCGCCGCCGCCCCCAGCGAGCGCGTGTACCAGCTGTGGCGCATCGAGAACGAGACGCCAGTATCGGCCGGCGTGTTCGACGGGCAGGGCATCCTGATTCCCACTCTGAACGAGGGGCAGACCATCGCGGTCAGCGTGGAACCGCGCGGCGGCAGCCGGCAGCCCACTACACAGCCGATCCTGGTGCAGTCGCTGTAA
- the tatA gene encoding twin-arginine translocase TatA/TatE family subunit: protein MPNIGAPELLVILLVALVVFGPRKLPELGKSLGNGLREFRKSTQGLKDSMNIDAPTPAVTPAAQPVPVTAAAVSATPISAQAVTAVPVSSVTPQA, encoded by the coding sequence ATGCCCAACATCGGAGCCCCTGAACTGCTCGTGATCCTGCTCGTCGCCCTGGTCGTGTTCGGCCCCCGCAAACTCCCGGAACTCGGCAAGAGCCTGGGCAACGGCCTGCGCGAATTCCGCAAGAGCACCCAGGGTCTGAAGGACAGCATGAACATCGACGCGCCCACCCCCGCTGTCACGCCCGCCGCGCAGCCCGTGCCGGTCACAGCCGCCGCCGTCAGCGCCACCCCCATCAGCGCCCAGGCCGTGACGGCCGTGCCGGTCAGCAGCGTCACGCCCCAGGCCTGA
- a CDS encoding ferritin-like domain-containing protein: MTTPNRRSFLKFAGVSAGAMTLGGLSLPALAATSVSTKSAAQDLVILNYALTLEYLEAEFYNAFTGSGAYASRLVNARVREYARELAEHENIHVKALQDTIRKLGGTPVAKPNIDFSPLLTNSDGTAKTVNDELFLALANTFEPIGVRAYLGQADKIMNGDVLTAAASILAVEANHASGIQELRTQLNLNKKPTRQTSRAPQSDAKPTSTNVADFDGDFSPTPTDFWAPLSMDEVLAIVKPLIKS, translated from the coding sequence ATGACCACACCCAACCGCCGTTCCTTCCTGAAATTCGCCGGCGTCAGCGCCGGGGCCATGACCCTGGGGGGCCTGAGCCTGCCCGCGCTGGCTGCGACCAGCGTCAGCACCAAGAGCGCCGCGCAGGACCTCGTGATCCTGAACTACGCGCTGACCCTTGAGTACCTGGAAGCCGAGTTCTACAACGCCTTCACCGGCAGCGGTGCCTACGCCAGCCGACTGGTGAACGCCCGCGTGCGCGAGTACGCCCGCGAACTGGCCGAGCACGAGAACATTCACGTGAAGGCCCTTCAGGACACCATCCGGAAACTGGGCGGCACGCCCGTCGCCAAACCCAACATCGATTTCAGCCCCCTGCTGACCAACAGTGACGGCACGGCCAAGACCGTGAACGACGAACTGTTCCTGGCACTGGCGAACACCTTCGAACCCATCGGCGTGCGCGCCTACCTGGGTCAGGCGGACAAGATCATGAACGGCGACGTGCTGACCGCCGCCGCCAGCATCCTGGCCGTCGAGGCCAACCATGCCAGCGGCATCCAGGAACTGCGTACCCAGCTGAACCTGAACAAGAAACCCACCCGCCAGACCAGCCGCGCCCCGCAGAGCGACGCGAAGCCCACCAGCACCAACGTCGCGGACTTCGACGGGGACTTCTCACCCACCCCCACCGACTTCTGGGCACCGCTGAGCATGGACGAGGTGCTCGCCATCGTTAAGCCGCTGATCAAGAGCTGA